One window of Triticum dicoccoides isolate Atlit2015 ecotype Zavitan chromosome 5A, WEW_v2.0, whole genome shotgun sequence genomic DNA carries:
- the LOC119303490 gene encoding uncharacterized protein LOC119303490 isoform X2 translates to MDTGADPPRYRRLRKASDLRTAAAHPPQKRMWIKPVAIRSQLNHLKKLFIANVAMNWGTFWILTLLAAAPALESLHVHFDSEKASASGLLDVQAEHHHHHYHLKELMVVGFNGVAWQTGFVKRIMQASPILEHVHLLDGHVVEDEEQELVGLEIVRRRREWHECERLEVLDELTDGISSLHPKIVLE, encoded by the exons ATGGACACGGGCGCAGATCCTCCGCGCTACCGCCGGCTCAGGAAGGCCTCCGAcctccgcaccgccgccgcccaccCACCCCAGAAACGG ATGTGGATTAAACCTGTTGCCATTCGCAGCCAGCTTAATCATCTCAAGAAACTATTCATTGCAAACGTGGCAATGAACTGGGGTACATTCTGGATTCTCACCCTACTTGCTGCCGCACCTGCATTGGAGTCGCTCCATGTTCAT TTTGACTCAGAGAAGGCGAGTGCTTCAGGATTACTAGATGTGCAAGCGGAACATCATCACCACCACTATCACCTGAAAGAACTCATGGTCGTTGGCTTCAACGGGGTGGCGTGGCAGACAGGCTTTGTGAAGCGGATCATGCAGGCATCGCCGATCCTGGAGCACGTCCACCTGCTGGACGGGCACGTCGTAGAGGATGAAGAACAGGAACTCGTCGGCCTGGAGATTGTCCGCCGCCGCCGGGAGTGGCACGAGTGCGAGAGATTGGAGGTGCTCGACGAACTGACAGACGGGATCAGTTCGCTGCATCCCAAAATAGTTTTGGAATGA
- the LOC119303490 gene encoding uncharacterized protein LOC119303490 isoform X1 produces the protein MDTGADPPRYRRLRKASDLRTAAAHPPQKRMHPSEEQDSCCEDKISSLPDEMLIMIIDKLDARTAITTTILSKRWRDLPAHSHTCYDLGVDDILPPRYHKLKQMVVEAKAGYVAEKNALKLAGSHAFRDRFFAVNDWMWRVRRLTTHLQRYERWAMRRYVKRVNAFLLLPTNVQQRSIQKLRLQTFGTSNCIDQWITSAIGKWGVEDLELVIDNSSWRYDFRLLDECKNVRLKRLVLSNCYHHDAPKSSTFQRLTALTLCKEHISHVCYILRNCVQLVDLSLKHSDYNQDPLHIRVPKSKLKNLQLDNCNVGQVYLTSLPCLEAFACRGQPIELHYGEVPRLRHVSLNFLQTGDNGKDGSLCRLGKLFLGIPPPLEYLALQLRGGQMWIKPVAIRSQLNHLKKLFIANVAMNWGTFWILTLLAAAPALESLHVHFDSEKASASGLLDVQAEHHHHHYHLKELMVVGFNGVAWQTGFVKRIMQASPILEHVHLLDGHVVEDEEQELVGLEIVRRRREWHECERLEVLDELTDGISSLHPKIVLE, from the exons ATGGACACGGGCGCAGATCCTCCGCGCTACCGCCGGCTCAGGAAGGCCTCCGAcctccgcaccgccgccgcccaccCACCCCAGAAACGG ATGCATCCGAGTGAGGAACAGGACAGTTGCTGTGAGGACAAGATCAGCAGCTTACCGGACGAGATGTTAATCATGATCATCGATAAGCTAGATGCACGGACGGCGATAACCACCACTATCCTTTCGAAGCGATGGCGGGATCTTCCTGCACACTCGCACACATGTTATGACCTTGGTGTTGATGACATCCTCCCTCCACGCTACCACAAACTGAAGCAAATGGTGGTGGAGGCTAAGGCAGGGTATGTGGCAGAGAAGAATGCACTGAAGTTGGCCGGTAGTCATGCTTTTAGAGACCGATTCTTTGCCGTCAATGACTGGATGTGGAGAGTCCGACGGCTGACAACTCACCTGCAACGTTATGAGCGTTGGGCCATGCGACGCTATGTTAAACGGGTGAACGCGTTCCTTCTTCTCCCCACCAATGTTCAGCAACGGTCTATCCAGAAGCTGAGGCTTCAAACCTTTGGGACGAGCAATTGCATTGATCAATGGATTACGTCAGCGATTGGCAAATGGGGCGTTGAAGATTTGGAGCTTGTCATTGACAACTCTTCCTGGCGCTATGACTTCCGGCTATTGGATGAATGCAAGAATGTGCGATTGAAACGACTTGTGCTATCCAATTGTTATCATCATGATGCACCCAAGTCCTCGACATTTCAGAGGCTCACAGCACTTACTCTGTGCAAAGAACATATTTCACACGTTTGTTATATTCTTAGAAACTGCGTGCAGCTGGTGGATTTGAGCCTGAAACATTCCGATTATAACCAAGATCCTCTTCATATTCGTGTTCCTAAGTCAAAGTTAAAGAATCTCCAATTGGACAACTGCAACGTTGGGCAAGTCTATCTGACTTCACTGCCTTGTCTTGAAGCATTTGCTTGTCGCGGTCAGCCAATCGAATTACACTACGGCGAGGTCCCTCGACTTAGGCATGTGAGTTTGAACTTCTTGCAAACGGGAGATAATGGCAAGGATGGTTCCTTATGTCGACTAGGCAAGTTGTTTTTAGGGATTCCGCCACCACTAGAGTACCTTGCTCTGCAATTAAGAGGGGGTCAG ATGTGGATTAAACCTGTTGCCATTCGCAGCCAGCTTAATCATCTCAAGAAACTATTCATTGCAAACGTGGCAATGAACTGGGGTACATTCTGGATTCTCACCCTACTTGCTGCCGCACCTGCATTGGAGTCGCTCCATGTTCAT TTTGACTCAGAGAAGGCGAGTGCTTCAGGATTACTAGATGTGCAAGCGGAACATCATCACCACCACTATCACCTGAAAGAACTCATGGTCGTTGGCTTCAACGGGGTGGCGTGGCAGACAGGCTTTGTGAAGCGGATCATGCAGGCATCGCCGATCCTGGAGCACGTCCACCTGCTGGACGGGCACGTCGTAGAGGATGAAGAACAGGAACTCGTCGGCCTGGAGATTGTCCGCCGCCGCCGGGAGTGGCACGAGTGCGAGAGATTGGAGGTGCTCGACGAACTGACAGACGGGATCAGTTCGCTGCATCCCAAAATAGTTTTGGAATGA